Proteins found in one Zea mays cultivar B73 chromosome 1, Zm-B73-REFERENCE-NAM-5.0, whole genome shotgun sequence genomic segment:
- the LOC100192064 gene encoding probable phosphoribosylformylglycinamidine synthase, chloroplastic/mitochondrial, with translation MASPGQMTASNLLRTEGFPGNMVKICGLNPARSLGSRRLRMTQHSFHQQHLCCPRLQRVMTHNIRLLSSPGAVASKGFDSPLVEKPDTASDVKIIHLYRIPFLQESETMELLRKVKAKVSANIVDILTEQCFNIQLDNSLTPEKLTMLHWLLAETYEPEKLQTRSFLEDEVSRNSCTVIVEVGPRMTFSTAFSTNAVSICKSLSLVEVTRLERSRRYLLCLEPGSDPLDEGQLKEFTALVHDRMTECIYRNKLTSFQSDVVPEPVCIVPVIERGEEALKEINVKMGLAFDKQDIDYYTHLFRDDIKRNPTTVELFDIAQSNSEHSRHWFFNGKLVIDGETMPTTLFQLVKSPLKANLNNSVIGFKDNSSAIKGFPVNQLRPTIPGFTSPLSIIMRELDILFTAETHNFPCAVAPYPGAETGAGGRIRDTHATGKGSFVVASTAGYCVGNLRIDNSNAPWEDPSFSYPVNLASPLQILVDASDGASDYGNKFGEPLIQGYTRTFGMRLLNGERREWLKPIMFSGAIGQIDHAHISKGDPEIGMLVVKIGGPAYRIGMGGGAASSMVSGQNDAELDFNAVQRGDAEMAQKLYRVVRACAEMGESNPIISIHDQGAGGNCNVVKEIIYPKGAEIDIRSIVVGDHTLSVLEIWGAEYQEQDALLVKLESRSLLESLCERERVSMAVIGKIDGSGKIVLIDSAAVEYSKLNDLPPPTPVEELELEKVLGDMPQKTFEFRRVSQVTEPLDIAPGVTLLDALKRVLRLPSVCSKRFLTTKVDRCVTGLVAQQQTVGPLQLPLADVAVIAQTYTDLTGGACSIGEQPIKGLLNPKAMARLAVGEALTNLVWAKVTSLADVKASGNWMYAAKLDGEGADMYDAAVALADCMIELGIAIDGGKDSLSMAAQCDGEVIKAPGNLVISTYVTCPDITLTVTPDLKLGEDGILLHIDLAKGNRRLGGSALAQAFDQIGNDCPDIDDVLYLKKVFEAIQELLSQRLISAGHDISDGGLIVCVLEMAFAGNCGFKLDIDLEDRSLIEGLFAEELGLIIEVHSKYLNIVKQKLEIAGISANVIGEVTNSPEIEVFIDGNLHLKEKTSDLRDLWEETSFQLEELQRLKSCVKLEKEGLKCRTSPSWSLSFTPKFTDGKLLTASLKPKVAIIREEGSNGDREMAAAFHAAGFEPWDITMSDLLAGKSSLKEFRGIAFVGGFSYADVLDSAKGWAASIRFNQPLIQQFQDFYHRPDTFSLGVCNGCQLMALLGWVPGSGVGGSLGTGGDMSQPRFIHNESGRFECRFTSVSIGDSPAIMFKGMEGSTLGVWSAHGEGRAFFPDENVLATVVKSNLAPVRYCDDSNNITETYPFNPNGSPLGIAALCSPDGRHLAMMPHPERCFMMWQYPWYPKEWQVEKSGPSPWLRMFQNAREWCS, from the exons ATGGCATCACCTGGCCAAATGACAGCAAGCAATCTGTTACGGACTGAAGGCTTTCCTGGAAATATG GTAAAAATATGTGGTTTAAATCCTGCGAGAAGTCTTGGATCAAGAAGATTGCGGATGACTCAACACTCCTTCCATCAACAGCATCTTTGTTGCCCACGTCTGCAAAGAGTAATGACTCATAATATCCGATTGTTGTCATCTCCTGGGGCCGTGGCATCCAAGGGGTTTGACAGCCCATTAGTTGAGAAACCTGATACTGCATCGGAtgttaaaattattcacttgtaCCGTATACCATTTCTTCAAGAAAGTGAAACCATGGAGCTGCTCAGGAAAGTGAAGGCGAAGGTTTCTGCTAATATTGTTGATATACTGACAGAGCAGTGCTTCAACATTCAATTGGACAATTCACTCACTCCTGAGAAACTTACAATGCTTCATTGGCTCTTAGCAGAAACTTATGAACCTGAGAAGTTGCAGACTAGGAGCTTTCTGGAGGATGAAGTATCTAGAAATTCTTGTACTGTCATTGTTGAGGTTGGTCCCCGGATGACATTTTCAACGGCGTTCTCGACCAATGCTGTCTCAATCTGTAAATCTCTCTCATTAGTAGAAGTGACACGATTGGAGAGATCAAGAAGATACCTTTTGTGCCTAGAGCCTGGTAGTGACCCACTTGATGAAGGTCAGCTCAAAGAATTCACTGCATTGGTTCATGATAGAATGACAGAGTGCATTTATCGCAATAAGCTCACATCATTTCAATCAGATGTAGTTCCTGAACCTGTCTGCATTGTTCCAGTCATTGAAAGGGGAGAAGAAGCATTGAAAGAAATAAATGTGAAGATGGGACTTGCTTTTGATAAACAAGATATTGACTATTATACACACCTTTTTAGAGATGATATCAAACGCAATCCAACTACTGTGGAACTTTTTGATATTGCACAATCCAACAGCGAACATAGCAGACATTGGTTTTTTAATGGAAAGCTTGTAATAGACGGAGAGACCATGCCAACCACTTTGTTCCAGTTAGTGAAGAGTCCCCTAAAAGCCAACCTCAATAACTCTGTCATTGGTTTTAAGGATAACTCGAGTGCAATAAAAGGATTCCCAGTAAATCAGCTACGCCCAACAATTCCGGGGTTCACTTCACCATTATCCATTATCATGCGTGAGCTAGATATTTTATTCACAGCAGAAACCCATAATTTCCCATGTGCTGTTGCACCATACCCTGGAGCCGAGACAGGTGCAGGTGGCCGTATAAGGGACACACATGCCACTGGAAAGGGTTCTTTTgtcgttgcttccactgctgGTTACTGTGTTGGTAATCTGCGAATTGACAATTCAAATGCACCCTGGGAAGATCCTTCATTTTCTTACCCAGTGAATCTGGCTTCTCCATTGCAAATTCTTGTTGACGCTAGTGATGGTGCATCTGACTATGGGAACAAGTTTGGTGAGCCTCTAATTCAGGGATATACCAGAACATTTGGGATGAGGTTGCTAAATGGGGAGCGGCGTGAATGGTTGAAGCCTATAATGTTCAGTGGAGCTATAGGGCAAATTGACCATGCACACATATCAAAGGGTGACCCAGAAATTGGCATGCTAGTTGTGAAGATTGGTGGTCCAGCATACAGAATTGGTATGGGCGGTGGTGCTGCCTCGAGTATGGTTAGTGGCCAGAATGATGCAGAACTTGATTTCAACGCAGTACAGCGTGGAGATGCTGAGATGGCACAGAAATTGTATCGCGTAGTCAGGGCATGTGCAGAAATGGGAGAGAGCAATCCTATCATCAGCATTCATGATCAGGGCGCAGGAGGAAATTGTAATGTTGTGAAGGAAATAATATATCCCAAGGGAGCTGAAATTGATATCCGTTCAATTGTTGTTGGTGATCATACATTGTCGGTCTTAGAGATATGGGGTGCTGAGTACCAGGAACAGGATGCActacttgtaaaacttgagagcagAAGCCTCTTAGAATCGCTTTGTGAGAGGGAAAGAGTTTCGATGGCTGTCATTGGGAAAATTGATGGCAGTGGAAAAATTGTGTTGATTGATAGCGCTGCTGTGGAGTATTCCAAGCTGAATGACCTCCCTCCTCCAACCCCTGTTGAAGAACTTGAGCTTGAAAAGGTTTTAGGAGATATGCCTCAGAAGACCTTCGAGTTTAGGCGTGTTTCTCAAGTCACAGAGCCCTTGGACATTGCACCTGGGGTAACACTATTAGATGCTCTGAAGCGAGTATTAAGGCTCCCATCTGTGTGTTCAAAACGTTTCTTGACCACTAAGGTTGATAGGTGTGTGACAGGTCTTGTTGCACAACAGCAGACAGTTGGTCCTCTCCAACTCCCGCTTGCTGATGTGGCTGTGATTGCACAGACGTACACAGACCTAACAGGTGGTGCTTGCAGCATTGGAGAACAACCAATAAAGGGGTTGCTTAATCCTAAGGCCATGGCCAGACTTGCTGTTGGGGAGGCCTTGACTAATCTTGTTTGGGCTAAGGTTACATCACTTGCTGATGTGAAAGCAAGCGGGAACTGGATGTATGCTGCAAAGCTTGATGGTGAAGGTGCAGATATGTATGATGCAGCTGTTGCATTGGCTGACTGTATGATTGAACTTGGTATTGCAATAGATGGGGGAAAGGACAGTCTTTCCATGGCAGCTCAATGTGATGGTGAAGTCATCAAGGCTCCTGGAAATCTGGTTATCAGTACATACGTGACATGTCCTGATATAACATTGACAGTAACCCCTGATTTGAAGCTTGGTGAGGATGGGATTCTTCTACATATTGATCTCGCTAAAGGAAATCGCCGTCTTGGTGGTTCTGCTCTTGCACAAGCATTTGATCAAATTGGAAATGACTGCCCGGACATTGATGATGTTCTGTACTTGAAGAAGGTATTTGAGGCCATTCAAGAATTGCTCAGTCAACGTCTTATTTCAGCAGGCCATGACATAAGTGATGGTGGCCTTATTGTTTGTGTTCTTGAGATGGCATTTGCTGGTAACTGTGGTTTTAAGCTTGACATAGACTTAGAAGATAGGAGCCTTATTGAAGGACTTTTTGCAGAGGAGCTTGGCCTCATTATTGAAGTACACTCGAAATATCTCAACATTGTGAAGCAAAAGCTTGAAATAGCAGGCATTTCTGCTAATGTTATTGGAGAAGTTACTAACTCACCAGAAATAGAAGTTTTTATTGATGGCAATCTGCATCTCAAGGAAAAAACTTCAGATCTCAGGGATCTGTGGGAGGAAACAAGCTTCCAGCTTGAGGAGTTACAACGTCTGAAATCTTGTGTAAAACTTGAGAAAGAAGGATTAAAATGCAGGACATCACCATCATGGTCTCTGTCTTTTACCCCAAAATTCACAGATGGGAAACTGTTGACTGCTTCCTTGAAACCAAAGGTTGCCATCATTCGTGAGGAAGGGAGCAATGGGGACAGGGAAATGGCTGCTGCATTCCACGCTGCTGGATTTGAACCATGGGATATTACAATGTCAGACCTCTTGGCTGGGAAGTCTTCTCTCAAGGAGTTCCGTGGGATTGCATTTGTTGGTGGTTTCAGCTATGCAGATGTGCTGGATTCAGCGAAAGGCTGGGCTGCATCAATCAGGTTTAACCAACCCCTCATTCAGCAATTCCAGGACTTCTACCATAGGCCAGACACGTTTAGCCTTGGAGTGTGCAATGGTTGTCAGCTTATGGCTCTTCTTGGCTGGGTGCCAGGATCAGGTGTTGGAGGTTCTCTTGGTACAGGTGGAGATATGTCCCAGCCGAGGTTTATTCACAATGAATCTGGTCGTTTTGAGTGCCGGTTTACCAGTGTGTCCATTGGCGATTCTCCTGCTATTATGTTCAAAGGGATGGAAGGTTCCACCTTAGGTGTTTGGAGTGCTCATGGTGAGGGAAGAGCTTTTTTCCCAGATGAAAATGTTCTAGCTACTGTTGTGAAGTCAAATCTGGCTCCTGTGCGGTATTGTGATGATTCTAACAATATTACTGAGACCTATCCCTTCAACCCTAATGGTTCTCCACTGGGTATAGCAGCCCTTTGCTCACCTGACGGGAGGCACCTGGCTATGATGCCGCATCCAGAGCGTTGCTTCATGATGTGGCAATATCCATGGTATCCCAAGGAATGGCAGGTTGAGAAGAGTGGCCCCAGCCCTTGGCTGCGAATGTTCCAGAATGCTAGAGAATGGTGTTCATAG